From the Conexivisphaerales archaeon genome, the window AAATTTGTCATCCATATCAAGGCCAGATATTACATATTCACCATTGCTGGCTGTTAGAGCTATCTGTCTACCTTTACCTCTAGAGCATTTAACTGATATTAATTTTATCTTTCCGTTGTCATGATAACTCTTCAGTATCTTCTCTGAACCATCATTGCTCATATTATCGACAACTACAATTTCTGAGTCGTCTGGTAGCTGTGCAGTGATCGCTTCAAGGGCATCTCTTATCGTATTGACTGTGTTATAATTTGTAATGCAGATGCTATACCTTACCAAAACCAGAACTCATCCTTTTGACAAGTATTGTTAATAATAACACTATAAGATCTGTATGCGGTTGGAGCTGGACTTACTCACTTTCGAAAGCTGGAGAGAAATGGCCAAGAAGAAGCTGGGGGATGAGAAGTTTTCATATGTTTCTTCAGGTGCAGGGTACGGTCTTACTATAGAAGAAAACTATAGAGCACTCGAAAGGTTGAAGTTCGTTCCGAGAGTAATGAAAAGCGCTGACTGTAGTATTTCTTCGAAGCTCTTTGAAAAAACAATCAGTGCTCCAATTATACTGGCGCCAGTAAGAGGTCTCAAGTACTTTCATGAAGAGGGCGAAATTGCCTCGAGCAGTGCAGCCAAAGAATCTGGCATACCAGTTGCATTGAGTAATTTTGCTTCAGCCAGCATTGAAGAGGTAGGCAAAATCATGGGTGAGGTGCCGCACTTCCTTCAGTTGTATGCCTGCAAAGATGAGGAGGTCATGGAGAGCTTTCTAAAGAGAGCCGAAAGTAATGGATATTGTGGTGTATTTGTAACTGTTGATATGGGTGGCAATGCTATCAAGTACTTTGGCCCAAAGACAGCAGAATACGAGAGATACGGATTTGACGTATATTTCACGGACCCAGTGTTCAGGTCAAGGCTCAAGCAACCCCCCGAAAAGGATATGGATTCTGCCATTAGGCTGTGGAAAGAGCTCAGAAGTTTGAAGTTTTCGTGGGAGCAGATCAGAGAGCTGAAGTCCAAAAGTAGGTTGCCTATAATTGTAAAGGGGATCATGCATCCGGGAGATGCAGAAGAATGTTTACAGTTAGGAGTCGACGGATTGGTTGTTTCCAACCATGGAGGAAGAAGTATTGATTCGGCGCAGGCTGCCATTGATGCCCTGCCTGAAATATCAGAAGTGGTCAACAAGAGAGCAACTGTATTTTTTGACAGTGGTGTCCGGACAGGCATGGACGTCGTGAAGGCGCTGGCTCTTGGAGCCAAGTACGTTCTCATAGGAAGAGCCTACGTCTATGCCTTGGCAGCGGGAGGAAAGGAAGGAGTAAAAGCAGTCCTGAGAAGACTAGCAAAGGAAGTGGAATCGACAATTTTGAGCTTGGGAATCTCCAAAATCGATGAAGTTGATAGCAGTATGCTAAGGCATGCATAAACTACCCTTATTGAAATCGCGATAACAGAAGCTTTACCATACCGGCTTCCCTAATTTCAGCCATCGAAGCGTTCAAATCCTGAAGTAGACATTCCTCGTATAGCATCTTTCTGACCTCTATTTTGAGAGCAACCTTTCTTGTCAATTCATACAGGGCAAAGAAGGTGATGCTCGCAGTATCCGGGAGAATTGTTTGGAAATAAGGTCTCATTAAATCCTCTCTAAGAAGCATTCTAGGGTCCAAATCCGCAATAAGATTTACGAGGTCAACTGGAGGCTCATCCTGTGAAGAAAGCGTAAAATCGATCAAATGAAAATCTCCATTTTTGTCTATCAATATGTTACCATGCCAAAAGTCTCCATGTAATATGGAGCTCTGAATTTCGTTATCTGGGGAAAGCCTATCCATGCGTTGTAAAATTCCATCAAACCTGAAGAACTCAGACGCAACCTTGAGATTCTTTTCAGTTCTTTTGATAAACTCTTCAGGTATCAGCTTTTTTCCCGGAGTCTTTAAACTTGGGCTGGTCAGCCAAGGTTTCAGTAACCCATAAGCTCTCGATACAGTACTGGATGAAGATAGGGTATGACCATCGATGAAACTCTCAACGAGGTAGTACCTGTTGCCTATGTAACCGTCTGCTATTATCCGGGGTACATGACCTGTCTTCCTATCGAGAAAGACCTTTATGTTCTCAGCTTCCCGTCTTAGATATGTAGAACATTTTGTTGAGTTACTGATTTTCACAAAGTACTTCGCTGAACCTCTGGATGTTCTGTAACTTACGGCAAATTTAGAAGATACAAGGTCATATCCACCCGTTGGATATAGAAAGAAACGTGTTTTGGGACCGTTCAATCCTTCCCTTATTGCTATTTCTTGGGATATAACTTCTATCATCTTGCTTTCAGCACCAGATAATGTGAAGGTTCTTCTTTTTTCATGACCCAGAGAAGTCTTTTAGCAAGACGCTCAATCTGTCCTGCACTACGAAACTGAATCGATTCATACTCGGAATAGTCATCAGTTATGACCCTAGGGTTGTCCAAGTTGGGATAGATCTTGTATGTACGCAAGAGAAGAAATCCCTCGTTGCTCTTCAATAGCTCAAGAACACAATGCTTGGTCAGTTTTGAAGCAGCCAGTATAAATTGCCCATCAGGCCGCATAGCAGTTCTTAAGTCAGTCAGTGTCTGTGTCAATTTCTGACAATTTTTGCTGCTTAGGGTTGATAGATATGACTCGTCTAGAAAAGCTACATCTAAAGAATCTTCGGGAAGTGATAACTGCTGAGAGTCTGCTATAATTGGATGGAAGTTCTTTATGTTTTCCAATTGCGATATCTTGGTCAGCAGATTCAGTAAATGACGACTGGTACTTGTGCAGTTTACAATTGTCTCAGGATTTCCTCTGGCAAAAATGATGGGCATCACAGATAGCTTGTTCAGTAATATAGCGATGTTCTTGCACGGAGTAGGCTTTATTGAATCAAGTAATATTGACTTCATAACCTCAGCTCTAAAGTTCACCATCCTTCTCCAGTTATCTTTGCTTATCAGGTCCTCGAACCCGAGCAGATTTGACCTCGCTTCGTAGTTTGATAGTATGTCTTCGTCTGTAATATGGTCTATACCGGAATTAGGACCTTGCTGAAGTGTCATTTCCTCAAAGCTGTGCCTTCTTATCTATGGTTGAATTGAATAGTCGAATGATAAGCCTCAAGACAACTCCCCAGCTGAAGTTACTGTAGACGAATCGGGTTGCAGCCATCGTTATCTTTTCGTATCTCCCTCTGTCATACCTGACGAGATTATACAGATATGTTATTCTTTCGACCAGATCGTCCACATCACCTTTCTTGGCCAGAAAACCTGTTTCTGATGGTAATACACATTGTCTGAGGCCGGGTATATCAAACCCGACCACTGGTGTCCCGCAGGCTTGCGCCTCGAGCGGAACTAGGGGAAACTGTTCTCTCCTACTGGGAACTATTACTACGTGGGAACGATTGTAGTAGTAAGCTAGCTTAATGTGGTCTACAAAACCTACCAATATGAAATCGTCTCTGTGCACTGATGCGAAGTAGTACAGTTCACGCATCAACGGTCCACCTTGAGTACAGACATATAATTTGAAAGGTATGGATAAGGACTTGAGCTTGAGATAAATAGACGGTAAGAGGTTTGCACCTTTCACATCTGTCAAGGCGCCAACATATAGAATCCTGAATTCTGAGTCGTCCTTTTCTGTAGCCTGGTAAAACTCTTTCGGATCGATCGCATTAGGGATATAATAGGCCCTGCAACCGTAATTCCTGCTTATATACCCTGTAATGTCTCTGCTTAGAACGTGTGCTCCCTTCAGTATCCCGATTCTGCTAAATAGCCTGAGAAAGAATGAATCCAAAGTAGTAGGTTTGACTTTGACATGTATACCAACCAAAACGTTTTTCCTGCCAGCCAGGGCTGCTACGAATAGTACTGGCAGCAGATGCTTTGCATGTCTCTGGCACTGAACGAAGTACACGAGATCAGAGTCTTTGATACTCCGGAAGAACGTTCGGCTTAACGGAAAGAATCTGGATGCCTCATAACACTGACTCAGGAACCCTCTAGTTTTCGCAAAACGGTAAGGGAAGCGCAACCTGAAACCTCTCAAAAATCGAATCTCCATATGACTTGGCTTTTCGTTCAAAGATATTCTCTCTAAATTTGCATTCAACCGGGCTGTAACAAATCGTCTATCGTAATCAAAATTAAGTATCTTGACCCTGACGTTTTTTGATGCAAGCAGCCCGGCAACCGCCATCAGCCACTGCTCTGACCCACGCATGTTGAAGATGGAGGAAGTGTGCACGAAAGTTATTCTGGCCGTTCTAGTGTTTGTTAAAACCATCTTTTATCAGTTTTATTATAGCGTTTGTTATCTTCAACATGCTGGAATCAATAGAATATTCTGAAAAATTCTTAGCTTGTTCTTCAGCGTCTCTTCTGTATCTAGAGATATTCAGCCTGACCCTCTGCAAGGTCTCAACAAAGTCTTGGAAGGTCGAACCTGTCCACTCCACGCCTTTCAGTTCTTTAAAATCGTTCAGCGAGACAAAAGTCCTGCTTGCTATTACAGGTCTTCCAACCGCGAGGGCTTCTGGAATCTTTAGCCAAGCACTATGTAGTGAAAACCTGCTCTTTGTACTGACAGGACAGAGCAGGACATCGCAGGCTGAAATATACTTGGGTAGCAGATTGTATGGAACCAAGCCTACATATATCAGGTTAGGTGCGTTTCCTTCCTTTACCGTTTTTTCCAGAGACTTCTTCAGAGGACCCTTGCCCCCCACAAGAAGATACGCATCTGGAATAATGTTGTGCAATTCTGATGCCAGTTTTAGTATAATCTCTTCCACCAGCAGGTGCCTATACATCATTCCGAACCACCCGATGACAAATGAATCTTCTATATTGTACGTTCTTCTTACGGAATTACCGTCAGCACTAGGCTTGAACAGAGAAGGGTCTATGCCACGAAATATCCCTAACGTGTTCTTCTTGATTCCTTGCTTTGAAACCAGCTGAGCATACGCCCTTGATGGTAGAATCAAGAGGTCCGAGCTAGCAAAATATATTCTTTCGAGAACCGCTTTTATCTTGTATAGCATTGAGTCTTCTCTGAGAAGACCGGTCGCTACTCCAAAATCCACCAAGGGGTCGCGAGCATCGGTTACCCATTTTATTCTTATCAGACGTAGCACAAACTGCATGATTATTTTTGCTGCTATTCCATTTCTCATGAATAGCCAATCATCAGCATACACAGTATCAATTTGGTTGCGTGTGCAGAAGAAAGCAACACGGAACATGTAAAAAAGGAAGGAGATAATCCTGACCTTCTTTGTGGATAATTCAACAAATTCAATGCCGTCCAGCATAAACTTCCTGTCTGCATGCCCTCTCTGTATCCATACTGCGTCCACTCCTTTTTTCAGTAGAAAACGCGTTACATAATACGCCTTAATATTGTTAAAGTCTGGCGGGTATTCCGTCTTCCTATCGAAGATGAATGCGACCTTCATATGGGTTGCCTTCTAAATGAACTTATAGCTGAGATTTCTCTTTCTACGACCTCATCCCATAACATTCCTCTTACTCGTTCTTTTGCCTTTTTACCAAAAGTCAGTCTAGCAAGGTCATCTCTAAGGTACAGGGTTATCAGCCGTGACAACTCTTCGTAATCTTCGGGAGGAAAGTAGACTGCTGCGTCTGCATAGACTTCCCTAAGACTAGGTAGATCAGACAGAATGCAGCACAAGCCACATGCCATTGCTTGTGATACTGCCTGAGCAAACCCCTCCCTTCGTGAAGGAAAGACAAACAGCTTAGACTGGTTGAGTAATCTAACCAGAAGCTCGTCGTCAACAAAACCAGTAAATGTTACCGAGCCTGTTAGACCCAAACTTTTCACCATTACCTCGTAGTCTTTCAGCTTCTGCCTATCAGCGCCTCCTATCAAGAGCAGCTTCGCATTTGGAAGGGTCTTAACCACCAAACTCCACGCTCTTAGCAGAACATCGATACCCTTCTGTGGCACAATTCTACCTAGGAACGCTGCCTCGTATATTTTCTCTAGAGCCATTTCTTTAAAGCGATTTGTATCAACGCCATTTCCGATAACCTCGCATTTTGTGACGCCTAGTACCTCTTTTACCTCGTCTGCTGTTGCTTTTGAGAGCGACAAATGAACATCTGCTCGCTTGGCACATTTGTAATTTATCCAAGGAACCAAGCTGCGCCACACCGAGGAAACCAATGAATAGCCCGAAGCACGACGGTTCTTGATTCCTACCCGGATATCTGAGAGAGAACGTTGGCTTATATGATGGTACAATATGACCATAGGAACTCTCAAGATTAGCTTTGCTGAATACGCGACTATAACATTCTCAGGGTCTTGATTGTAAGCGTATACAAATGAAGGTCGAACCTTCAATTTACATATTATCAAATAAGAGCAAAGTAGAACCTTCGCCAAATCAACTACGTTTTTCAGGGGTTGCGCGAAGCTACGAATATAAAGCGAGTTGTAGACCTTTTCTTGATAGGTTTCTTGCAGGGAAGGTCTTTTTTCGATGACGTATAGTTCGTTTTTTCTTGCTCTGTAGATCCTCGCCTTCTCCAAGAATCCTCTCTCGTCACCTCTAATCTGATATCCCCATTTGTAACGATGAAGGAAGATGAATAACATTACACTCATATCTATCTTGCGAAGGTCAGCTCTTCGTAAACATGCTGGATTCTCTCGGCAACAGCAGACCATGTAAAAAAGCTCAAGACTCTTCTTCTTCCTTCTCTACCCATCTGTCTGGACCTCTTTTCGTCTTGTAAAAGCTCTATGACAGCCTGGGTAAGTGCGTTAACAGAACCGTAAGGCACCAGCTTTCCTGTCACTCCATTGACCACAACTTCAGGCAAGCCACCCATGTTGGTAGAGATGACCGGTTTTTCACATGCCATAGCTTCCAGACAGACCTTTGAAAAGGTCTCGTAATAGGACGGTAGTACAAAAATTTCGCTTGCAGAATAGACAGCCGGCAGTTCTTGGTTCGGAATTTTATCCAAGAGTGTAACACTGTCGGTTACATCGTTTTTTTCAATTTCCTTTCTTAACAAATCCCAGTACTCTCTGTTTCTTAGCCATTTTGGAACGCCGCCTATGCACAAAAGATGGGCATCAGGTATTTCTTTCTTTATTCTGCCAAGAGCCCTGATGAGTAAAAATATTCCCTTCCTAAGACCAAAATGACCTACGAACAGCACAATTCTTTTACCGAACAACTTCCTAACCTGCTCAGGGGCCTGCATCTTGTCAACCGGTCTGAAGATGTCTGTATCCACACCGTTATAGACCACCTTTACCCTTTCTGGGTTGATCCCGTAAACGCTTATGATATCGTCTGCCGATGACTTGCTGACTGCCAATACCCTATCTGCTGCAGACCAGAGAACACGTTCCCTGAGCATATGGTAGTTTACGTCAAACGTGGAATAATCCAGTCTTATTGCAGAATCCTTTAGTACAAGAGGTGTGTGGTGAGACCTAGTTGTTCCGTGTACATGTGAAACAAGTGGGACTCTGTTCAACCGTCTGTAGAAGTACATGAACATACCGCATGTTGCATGACTGTGGATTATCCAGTCTTCCCCATCCGTCAGTCTTTTTATAACCATTGGAGCATTGAGGTTAAAAGGCGTAGGAATACCGTGTACTTGTATTCCTTCAACAGTAGCATTTCTATACTGATTTGAAGGTGTTAATACATGTACCTCATTACCCATCCGTACTTGGGCCTTGGACAAATAGGTAAAGACTGGTTGAAGACCATACTGTGGCCTTCCGTCAAACGGATAATCCCATGCCAGTCTTATGATATTCATTACTAATCAATACCAGCCGAGCGTACCGTCCTTCTTGGCTCGTTTCATTCCCCATCTGAATATGTATAGAGAAAATGGCAGAAGGATAGCTGCAATAAAAGCCGACGCAATGAAGCTGAGAGCTACACCAGGAACAAAAATTGAGGCATCTGTAAGAGACGCCAGTCTAATTATGTGGTATATCCACGTCTGAGGTAACACCCAGGATACATATGAAAGACCGGGAAGATAGTTATCTAGGTGAGACACCGGAAATGTCATTCCTGACAGGAGTTGCTGAGCTATGGTTAATCCCCATGTTACCGGATCTGTTACTTTTGTTACCAACCTCAACCCTGTTGCTATCATAGATAAAGAAAATATAATAGAACTCGAAATGATGATCGCCAAGCTAAGGGAGAGAAAATTTACATCGAAGTGAGCGTCGAAGACGTATATCGCTATAACTAATTGAGGGATGAAGAGGATGGCTGCAAGAATATATGTCCAAGCAACCGTTCCAAGCACAAACGTAGGAGTTCTGATTCCTGTCATCAGTAGTGTTTCAAGAGTCCAAGGTTTGATTCTTCTGTCCAGTCCTGACCCTAATGACATAATGATATTTCCTACAAGTATACCAACTATTAGAAACGATACAAAGTCTGTGTTGTACTGAGGTACTGGTGCGTCTCGATAACTTGCATTGAACCCCCAGCTCGCCAAGCCTACGGCTGAAGCGAGTACTGTGGTTATCATCTGATTTTTATAGCTCGACCAGTCATAGAAATCCCGCTTTGCGAGCGCCCAGACCTTTCTTGGCTCGATAGGCAGCTGCATTTTATTTTGCCCCTTTAGTCATCTGAACGAAGACGTCCTCGAGGCTGACTTTTTCGCTTTCTATCGATTTAATCTTCAGGTTTGCTGCTATGAGAATTTCAAATAATTTCAGATAATCGAACCATGGTGTAGTTTCTAACGTCAATCTATGTGTGACTAGACCAATATCTGTTACATCACAATCTGAAACACCTTCTAATTGTCTAATAGAATCTAGAACGGATTTACTGACCGACTGGCCTCCGTCGAATGACAATGTTATTCTTATGCTTCTAGAGACCTTGTTCCTCAATTCATCGGCAGTACCCAAAGCCAAGAGCCTACCCCTGTTGAGAACTGCTATTCTATTACATAATTGTTCTACTTCCCAGAGGTTGTGACTGGACATGATTATGGTCTTTCCTCTTTCTTTTACCAGAATATCTTTAAGCAGCTTTCTGAATTCTGCTGCAGCCAATGCGTCTAAGCCGGTTGTGGGTTCATCGAATATTAGCACAGGAGCATCGCTCAGCAGCACTCTGCAAACAACAAGCCTCTTTGCTGTACCTGTCGAGTATTTGTTGTACGTCATATCTGCAAACTTTTCCAGCCCGGTTAAAGCCAACAACTCGTCGATTCTTCTCTTTGCTTCGGCTTTAGGAATGCCATAAAGGTCACCATATAGCTCAAGGTTCTGTCTTCCAGTCAGCCTTCTTTCAAAACCTACCTCTTCCGCAAGAGATGTTTGTATATATTTAAGTGCACGTCGGGGATGTTTCGCTATATCTACACCGAATGTATAAGCATTACCCTCATCCTGCAAAATAAGGGTAGAAAGTATCTTTATTAGCGTTGTTTTACCTGCACCATTTGGCCCCAGCAGGGCGAATATTTCACCTGAGTTGACTTCGAATGATATATTGTCAAGAGCTAGGAGGTCTCTTTCTTTAGCACCAAACACTACCCTGAAAAATTTTAGGAATTCACGCCAGCCGCGAATCCTACGTGCACTTTGAAGAGATTTCGACTGATAACTGAACCTCTTAGTTAGGTTAAACACCTGAACAGGC encodes:
- a CDS encoding glycosyltransferase, coding for MKVAFIFDRKTEYPPDFNNIKAYYVTRFLLKKGVDAVWIQRGHADRKFMLDGIEFVELSTKKVRIISFLFYMFRVAFFCTRNQIDTVYADDWLFMRNGIAAKIIMQFVLRLIRIKWVTDARDPLVDFGVATGLLREDSMLYKIKAVLERIYFASSDLLILPSRAYAQLVSKQGIKKNTLGIFRGIDPSLFKPSADGNSVRRTYNIEDSFVIGWFGMMYRHLLVEEIILKLASELHNIIPDAYLLVGGKGPLKKSLEKTVKEGNAPNLIYVGLVPYNLLPKYISACDVLLCPVSTKSRFSLHSAWLKIPEALAVGRPVIASRTFVSLNDFKELKGVEWTGSTFQDFVETLQRVRLNISRYRRDAEEQAKNFSEYSIDSSMLKITNAIIKLIKDGFNKH
- a CDS encoding aminoglycoside phosphotransferase family protein, whose amino-acid sequence is MIEVISQEIAIREGLNGPKTRFFLYPTGGYDLVSSKFAVSYRTSRGSAKYFVKISNSTKCSTYLRREAENIKVFLDRKTGHVPRIIADGYIGNRYYLVESFIDGHTLSSSSTVSRAYGLLKPWLTSPSLKTPGKKLIPEEFIKRTEKNLKVASEFFRFDGILQRMDRLSPDNEIQSSILHGDFWHGNILIDKNGDFHLIDFTLSSQDEPPVDLVNLIADLDPRMLLREDLMRPYFQTILPDTASITFFALYELTRKVALKIEVRKMLYEECLLQDLNASMAEIREAGMVKLLLSRFQ
- a CDS encoding glycosyltransferase family 4 protein, with the protein product MEKARIYRARKNELYVIEKRPSLQETYQEKVYNSLYIRSFAQPLKNVVDLAKVLLCSYLIICKLKVRPSFVYAYNQDPENVIVAYSAKLILRVPMVILYHHISQRSLSDIRVGIKNRRASGYSLVSSVWRSLVPWINYKCAKRADVHLSLSKATADEVKEVLGVTKCEVIGNGVDTNRFKEMALEKIYEAAFLGRIVPQKGIDVLLRAWSLVVKTLPNAKLLLIGGADRQKLKDYEVMVKSLGLTGSVTFTGFVDDELLVRLLNQSKLFVFPSRREGFAQAVSQAMACGLCCILSDLPSLREVYADAAVYFPPEDYEELSRLITLYLRDDLARLTFGKKAKERVRGMLWDEVVEREISAISSFRRQPI
- a CDS encoding glycosyltransferase family 4 protein yields the protein MVLTNTRTARITFVHTSSIFNMRGSEQWLMAVAGLLASKNVRVKILNFDYDRRFVTARLNANLERISLNEKPSHMEIRFLRGFRLRFPYRFAKTRGFLSQCYEASRFFPLSRTFFRSIKDSDLVYFVQCQRHAKHLLPVLFVAALAGRKNVLVGIHVKVKPTTLDSFFLRLFSRIGILKGAHVLSRDITGYISRNYGCRAYYIPNAIDPKEFYQATEKDDSEFRILYVGALTDVKGANLLPSIYLKLKSLSIPFKLYVCTQGGPLMRELYYFASVHRDDFILVGFVDHIKLAYYYNRSHVVIVPSRREQFPLVPLEAQACGTPVVGFDIPGLRQCVLPSETGFLAKKGDVDDLVERITYLYNLVRYDRGRYEKITMAATRFVYSNFSWGVVLRLIIRLFNSTIDKKAQL
- a CDS encoding glycosyltransferase family 4 protein, which produces MNIIRLAWDYPFDGRPQYGLQPVFTYLSKAQVRMGNEVHVLTPSNQYRNATVEGIQVHGIPTPFNLNAPMVIKRLTDGEDWIIHSHATCGMFMYFYRRLNRVPLVSHVHGTTRSHHTPLVLKDSAIRLDYSTFDVNYHMLRERVLWSAADRVLAVSKSSADDIISVYGINPERVKVVYNGVDTDIFRPVDKMQAPEQVRKLFGKRIVLFVGHFGLRKGIFLLIRALGRIKKEIPDAHLLCIGGVPKWLRNREYWDLLRKEIEKNDVTDSVTLLDKIPNQELPAVYSASEIFVLPSYYETFSKVCLEAMACEKPVISTNMGGLPEVVVNGVTGKLVPYGSVNALTQAVIELLQDEKRSRQMGREGRRRVLSFFTWSAVAERIQHVYEELTFAR
- a CDS encoding alpha-hydroxy-acid oxidizing protein; this encodes MAKKKLGDEKFSYVSSGAGYGLTIEENYRALERLKFVPRVMKSADCSISSKLFEKTISAPIILAPVRGLKYFHEEGEIASSSAAKESGIPVALSNFASASIEEVGKIMGEVPHFLQLYACKDEEVMESFLKRAESNGYCGVFVTVDMGGNAIKYFGPKTAEYERYGFDVYFTDPVFRSRLKQPPEKDMDSAIRLWKELRSLKFSWEQIRELKSKSRLPIIVKGIMHPGDAEECLQLGVDGLVVSNHGGRSIDSAQAAIDALPEISEVVNKRATVFFDSGVRTGMDVVKALALGAKYVLIGRAYVYALAAGGKEGVKAVLRRLAKEVESTILSLGISKIDEVDSSMLRHA
- a CDS encoding ABC transporter permease, translating into MQLPIEPRKVWALAKRDFYDWSSYKNQMITTVLASAVGLASWGFNASYRDAPVPQYNTDFVSFLIVGILVGNIIMSLGSGLDRRIKPWTLETLLMTGIRTPTFVLGTVAWTYILAAILFIPQLVIAIYVFDAHFDVNFLSLSLAIIISSSIIFSLSMIATGLRLVTKVTDPVTWGLTIAQQLLSGMTFPVSHLDNYLPGLSYVSWVLPQTWIYHIIRLASLTDASIFVPGVALSFIASAFIAAILLPFSLYIFRWGMKRAKKDGTLGWY
- a CDS encoding ABC transporter ATP-binding protein, with the translated sequence MPVDHSQPVQVFNLTKRFSYQSKSLQSARRIRGWREFLKFFRVVFGAKERDLLALDNISFEVNSGEIFALLGPNGAGKTTLIKILSTLILQDEGNAYTFGVDIAKHPRRALKYIQTSLAEEVGFERRLTGRQNLELYGDLYGIPKAEAKRRIDELLALTGLEKFADMTYNKYSTGTAKRLVVCRVLLSDAPVLIFDEPTTGLDALAAAEFRKLLKDILVKERGKTIIMSSHNLWEVEQLCNRIAVLNRGRLLALGTADELRNKVSRSIRITLSFDGGQSVSKSVLDSIRQLEGVSDCDVTDIGLVTHRLTLETTPWFDYLKLFEILIAANLKIKSIESEKVSLEDVFVQMTKGAK